Within the Pseudobythopirellula maris genome, the region GTACCTTGTCGCCGCGGTGCTCTTCATCCTTAGCCTCAAGGGGCTGAGCAGCCAGGAGACCGCCCGGCGCGGCAACCTGTACGGTGTCATCGGAATGGCGATCGCGCTCGCCGCCACGCTCACCGCCCACGCCATCACGGGACAGGGCCTCATCTATGTTTTTGTCGCGGTGCTGGTCGGCGCCGCGGTCGGTTCGGTCTTGGCCGCGCGGGTGGCGATGACCTCGATGCCGGAACTGGTTGCGTTGCTGCACAGCTTCGTTGGGGCGGCGGCGGTTCTGGTGGGCTACGCCAGCTTTTTCCAGCCGCACGGCGACACACCCGTCGGCCAGGCGATCCATTTGGGCGAGATTTTTCTCGCCGTCTGGATCGGGGCGATCACGTTCACCGGTTCGGTCGTCGCGTTCCTCAAGCTGCGGGGGACCCTCTCGGGCTCGCCGCTGTTGCTGCCAGGACGCCACTTGCTCAACCTGGCTGCGGTCGTGGTGAGTTTGTTGCTGGCCGTGATGTTTGTCGCCCACTGGGGGCCCGACCCCTTGCTGTTGTTGCTTGTCGCGACCGCGATTGCATTGGCGGTCGGCGTGCATTTGGTGGCCGCGATCGGCGGCGCCGACATGCCGGTCGTTGTCTCGCTGCTCAACAGCTACTCGGGTTGGACCGCCGCGGCCGCCGGGTTCATGCTCTCGAACGACCTGCTCATCGTCACCGGAGCATTGGTCGGCGCCAGCGGCGCGATCCTCAGCTACATCATGTGTCGGGCGATGAACCGCTCTATCCTCAGCGTGGTGTTTGGCGGCTTTGGCGCCGCGCCGACCGGGGAATCCGCCTCATGCGAGCTGACCGAGGCGGGGCAGGTGCGTGAAACCATGGCCGACGAGGTGGCTCAGGAACTTCTAGCCGCGCAGAGCGTGGTGATCGTGCCGGGCTACGGCATGGCCGTGGCCCGCGCGCAGCACGCCGTGCACGACATGGCGATGCTGCTGAAGAAAAAGGGCGCCGAGGTGCGGTTCGCCATCCACCCGGTCGCCGGCCGGCTGCCGGGGCACATGAACGTGCTGCTGGCCGAGGCCTCGGTCCCGTACGACATCGTGCTCGAGATGGACGAGATCAACGGCGACCTGCCCGAGACCGACATCGTGCTCGTGATCGGCGCCAACGATATCGTCAACCCGAGCGCATTGACCGATCCCGGCAGCCCGATCGCCGGCATGCCGGTTCTCGAGGTCTGGAAAGCCCAGCGGGTGGTGATGCTCAAGCGGGGCCGAGCGAGCGGCTACGCGGGAGTCGACAACCCGCTCTTCTACTACGACAACACCCGCATGCTTTTCGGCGACGCCCACGACACGATGACGCGGCTGGTCTCGGAGCTGTCGGCCTGAGCGTCGGTATCGACCCCCAAGACGGGGTCCCTCGGCGGCCAAATTGGCGACTGAAAAACGGGTCGCTGGCGGTAAGATCGCAAGGGAGGCAACGAAAATCTTCGATTTCAGGGTGTTTAGCCCCTAGGGCGACAGGCTGTAAGAGGATGTATCCAGCCCCGCGATTGAGTAAACTGGGGGGCTACGGCCCCCGGGCCGCGCTCATCCCATTAGATTCCTAAGCCCATCTCTGAGGCACCGACCTACTATGAGCCAATCACGCCGAGAGTTTCTCAAGCAGGCCGCCGTCACTGGCGCCGCGGCCGCCCCGATGGTGTGGACCGCTTCCTCCTCGTGGGCCCAGGCGCCTTCGGCGCGTCCGCGGATGGCGGCCATCGGTGTCGGGGGCAGCAACGGGCGTTACGGCCAGGGTACGGCCGACGCGTTGTGGGCCTCGGAGCATTCGGATTGCGTAGCGATTTGCGACGCCGACTTGCTGCATTGCCACGAGTTCGAGGCCAAGCTCAACGACAAGTGGCGAGAATCGCCCGTCGACCTTCCGAAGTACACCGACTATCGCAAGATGCTCGAAGAGGTGCGTCCGGACGTCGTGGTGATCGGCACGAACGACCATTGGCACGTCCCAATCGCGGTGGCCGCCCTGCGAGCGGGTTGTCATGTTTATTGCGAGAAGCCGCTCACGCTCACGATCGCCGAGGGTGAGATCATCCGCGAGGCGGCCCGCGAGTCGGACCGCGTTTTCCAAGTCGGCACGCAGCAGCGCAGCCAATGGGGCATGCGCTTTCTCGAGGCCGCCGCGATGGTGCGACTCGGCTACTTGGGCGAGGTCGACACGGTCCACATCGCCATCGACGGCAGCCCTACGAGCGAAGTCGCTCCCACCACAACGCCTCCCAAGACGCTCGACTGGGACCTGTGGCTCGGGCCGGCGCAGCAGGCCGACTACTCGCTGCACCGCCAGCAGATGTTCCGTTGGTACTACGACTACTCCGGCGGCAAGGCCACGGACTGGGGCGCCCACCACATCGACATCGCGATGCTCGCGATGGACAAGGGCGACACCGGCCCGGTGTCGGTCAGCGGCGCCGGCAAGTTCCCCCCGATCGTGCCGGACAACTTCAACTGGAACGCCTACCTCGACGGCAAGGCGACATTGCCCAACGCCAACCACACGCCGACCGAGTTCGGCCTGCGGTTCGCCTTCGCCGACGGGCTGAACATGACGGTCAACGACACCTACCGAGAGGAGTCGTCCAATACCCGCATGGGCAACGGCATCCTCTTCGAGGGGACCAAGGGCCGCATGATGGTCAACCGCAACCGCACCACCGGCCGGCCTTACAGCGAGCTGACCGACGACGACCGCGAGAAGATCTTCGCCGAGATGACCAACCTCTACAAAGGCAAGAAGCCGGAAGAGGATCACATGAAGAACTTCTTCCAGTGCATCGCGGACGGCGGCGAGCCGGTTTCCGACGTCGAGTCGCACGTGCGTGCGATGGAGTGCTGCCACATGTGCAACGTGGTGCTCATGCTCGGCCGCGATCTGAAGTGGGACCCCGAGGCCCGCACGTTCCTGGGCGACGAGCAAGCCGTCATGCTGATGGACCGCCCGCGGCGGGCCGGTTACGGGCTCAGCGAGACGACCTGAGCAGGGGCAAGGCAACTACTCCGCAGGCCTTATGTACCAACGCCTCAGCTGCCCACTCGCAGGCTGCTCGTCTTCACCAGGCATTGCACAGCGGCGCCGGGGGCGAGGCCGAGCGTGGCGGCCGATTGTGGAGTGACCTCGGCCCACAGGCTCGTCTCGGCGTCCGCCGAAAGCTCGACCGCCACGAACACCGCGCCGCCAACCTCCACGGTGCGTCGCACGACGCCCCGGAGCCGGTTACGCGCGCTCAGCACGCCGACATCGCCTGGCGGGGCGACCGTTACCTCGTGCGGCGGGAAGCGGGCGTACAGCGGACCATCGGGGGGAGCCGGGAGCGGCGGCAACGCAAGCTCTTGCATCGCTACACGAGCGGTCCACGCCCCGTCGCATTGCGTGACGCCTTCAAGCCGCAGCAGGTTCATCGGGCCGGTCTCGTCACGCCAGCTCAGCGGCCCGGCGGCGGCGAGCGCCTCGTCGGGCGCACCGGTGGCGATCACGCGGCCCTCGTCGAGCACCACCACGCGGTCGGCCAGACGGCGCACCTCGGCTTGGTCGTGCGATACCAACACGGTTGGCGTGTTCCACTCGGCGACGATCCGCTCGAGGCACGCCAGCACCCTGCCCTTCCGCGCCGCGTCGAGCGAAGCGAGCGGCTCGTCGAGCAGCAGCAGGCGGGGCTGGCTTAGCAGCGCCCGACCGATCGCCACCCGTTGGCGTTCGCCTCCCGATAGCTCGGCCGGTCGGCGCCCGAGCAACTCCGTCAGGTCGAGAACCGCGCACGCCTGCTCGAAGCCGATCGTGGGGGCGGGCCCCGCGCGACGCATGCCGTACCGCAGGTTCGCCTCGGCCGTCATGTGGGGGAACAGAAGATGATCCTGCGAGACGAGGCCCACCCTACGCCGCTCGGGTGGCAAGCAGACGCCGCGGCTGGTGTCGACGAGCGTTTCGTCGCCCAAGCGAACCAGACCGTTGTTAGGCCGCAGCAGGCCTGCGATCACCGCCACGACACTCGACTTGCCGCTGCCCGAGGGGCCAAACAAGGCTGTAACGCCGCCCTCCGCGTCGAAGGCCACGTCGACCGTGGCGCCCGACGCGTAGCGGACTTGGCCACGAAAGCTGAGCGTGCTCATGTGGTCCCTCTTCGCTGACCGTCGAGCCGGCCGCGTTCGAGGAACTCGCCCACCGCAAGCGCCGCCGCCGCCAGCAGCACGGAGAGCAGCACCAGACGCCAACTCTGCTGCATGCCGCCGACACGATTAGCGTGGCTGTAAATGGCGAGCGGCAGCGTGCGGGTCTCGCCGGGGATGTCGCCCGCCAGCATGATCGTGGCGCCGAACTCACCGACGCTGCGCGCGAACGCTAGCAGGCAGCCGGCGACCACGCCGTGGCGGGCCATCGGCAACGCTACAGTGAAAAAAGCCCGCACGGGGCTAGCGCCCAAGCCGCGGGCGGCTGTTTCCAGCCGTGGATCGACGCCAAGAAACGCCCCGCGGATCGCCCGGACCATCAGCGGGAAGCTCACCACAGCCGAGGCGACCGCCGCCCCGAGCCAGGCGAACGCGACCCGCACGCCGAGTTGCCCCTCGAGCCAAGAGCCGACCGGCCCACGCGGTCCGAGCAGCACCAGCAGCAGGTAGCCGGTCACGACGGGCGGCAGCACGAGTGGCAGGTCGACGAGCCCTTGGAGAGCCCAGCGTCCGGCAAAATTGGTGCGGGCCAGCACGTAGCCCACCAAGATCGCCAGCGGCAGACTCATCAAGACCGCGCAGACGCCGACCTGCAAGCTGAGCGCGAGCGCGGACCATTCTTCGGGGCTGAGCATCGCGCAGTGAGGGGGGGCGGTTAGTGTTTTGGGTAAGAACGCTGATTTTAGCGGCCGCCGAGCGCCTGCGTCATCCGCCCTCTAGCCCGCCCCCCTCGCCGGCTGGCGTAAAGCCGTGGCGTCGAAAGACCGCTTGAGCCTCTGCAGTGAAGAGGAACTCGAAAAACCGCTCCGCCCCTTCACGCCCCCCCCCCCCCTGCCCCAACGACGAATGCTCATGAGGGTCTGCGTTACCGCCATGCAGCAGCACCGCTTCGTAACGGATCGGGCCGGTGAGCTCCTGATCGACCGCGGCCACGACTCGCAAGGCAGGCGAAAC harbors:
- a CDS encoding Gfo/Idh/MocA family protein, translated to MSQSRREFLKQAAVTGAAAAPMVWTASSSWAQAPSARPRMAAIGVGGSNGRYGQGTADALWASEHSDCVAICDADLLHCHEFEAKLNDKWRESPVDLPKYTDYRKMLEEVRPDVVVIGTNDHWHVPIAVAALRAGCHVYCEKPLTLTIAEGEIIREAARESDRVFQVGTQQRSQWGMRFLEAAAMVRLGYLGEVDTVHIAIDGSPTSEVAPTTTPPKTLDWDLWLGPAQQADYSLHRQQMFRWYYDYSGGKATDWGAHHIDIAMLAMDKGDTGPVSVSGAGKFPPIVPDNFNWNAYLDGKATLPNANHTPTEFGLRFAFADGLNMTVNDTYREESSNTRMGNGILFEGTKGRMMVNRNRTTGRPYSELTDDDREKIFAEMTNLYKGKKPEEDHMKNFFQCIADGGEPVSDVESHVRAMECCHMCNVVLMLGRDLKWDPEARTFLGDEQAVMLMDRPRRAGYGLSETT
- the modC gene encoding molybdenum ABC transporter ATP-binding protein — protein: MSTLSFRGQVRYASGATVDVAFDAEGGVTALFGPSGSGKSSVVAVIAGLLRPNNGLVRLGDETLVDTSRGVCLPPERRRVGLVSQDHLLFPHMTAEANLRYGMRRAGPAPTIGFEQACAVLDLTELLGRRPAELSGGERQRVAIGRALLSQPRLLLLDEPLASLDAARKGRVLACLERIVAEWNTPTVLVSHDQAEVRRLADRVVVLDEGRVIATGAPDEALAAAGPLSWRDETGPMNLLRLEGVTQCDGAWTARVAMQELALPPLPAPPDGPLYARFPPHEVTVAPPGDVGVLSARNRLRGVVRRTVEVGGAVFVAVELSADAETSLWAEVTPQSAATLGLAPGAAVQCLVKTSSLRVGS
- a CDS encoding NAD(P)(+) transhydrogenase (Re/Si-specific) subunit beta, whose product is MDQVLLSIPYLVAAVLFILSLKGLSSQETARRGNLYGVIGMAIALAATLTAHAITGQGLIYVFVAVLVGAAVGSVLAARVAMTSMPELVALLHSFVGAAAVLVGYASFFQPHGDTPVGQAIHLGEIFLAVWIGAITFTGSVVAFLKLRGTLSGSPLLLPGRHLLNLAAVVVSLLLAVMFVAHWGPDPLLLLLVATAIALAVGVHLVAAIGGADMPVVVSLLNSYSGWTAAAAGFMLSNDLLIVTGALVGASGAILSYIMCRAMNRSILSVVFGGFGAAPTGESASCELTEAGQVRETMADEVAQELLAAQSVVIVPGYGMAVARAQHAVHDMAMLLKKKGAEVRFAIHPVAGRLPGHMNVLLAEASVPYDIVLEMDEINGDLPETDIVLVIGANDIVNPSALTDPGSPIAGMPVLEVWKAQRVVMLKRGRASGYAGVDNPLFYYDNTRMLFGDAHDTMTRLVSELSA
- the modB gene encoding molybdate ABC transporter permease subunit, which encodes MLSPEEWSALALSLQVGVCAVLMSLPLAILVGYVLARTNFAGRWALQGLVDLPLVLPPVVTGYLLLVLLGPRGPVGSWLEGQLGVRVAFAWLGAAVASAVVSFPLMVRAIRGAFLGVDPRLETAARGLGASPVRAFFTVALPMARHGVVAGCLLAFARSVGEFGATIMLAGDIPGETRTLPLAIYSHANRVGGMQQSWRLVLLSVLLAAAALAVGEFLERGRLDGQRRGTT